Within Eggerthella timonensis, the genomic segment CGTCGGCAGCATCGCGGGCGGGCTGATCGTCAAGCTGCCCATCCTGCTCGTGCTCGGCGCGTTCGCGAGCCCCGCCGTGCAGGTGATCGTCGCCATCGTCATGCCGGTTGCCACGGCGCTTCTGTTCGAAACGGCCTGCGCCCTGGCGCGCGACCGCGCGGTTCGAGCTGCGGACGGCGCGGAGGCGGCCGTTGCAGCGGAGGGGGTGCGGCTGCGCACGGTGTTCGGCGTGCCGGCCGTCCCGCGCACGCGCGAGCACACGTCGGCGGCCGAGCGCCGTACCATGCTCGTGCTGCTTGCCATCGCGGCGGTGGTGCTGGCGGTCATCCGCTCGGTCAGCTACCTCGGCATGTGGGGCGACACGAACGCGAGCATCTCCACGGCGCTGCCGTGGCTCACCGCCTTGGTCGTCCCGGCGGCCTGCGTCGTGGTGTTCGCCTATGCGGCGCTCGCGCGCCTGGCCGACGCGGCGTTGCCGATCCGCTTCCAGCCCGCGCTGCTGCTCATCCTCGTGGGCCTGTTCGTGGTGGCCATCCAGGCGAACCCCACGGGCGCCTCGCTCGGCTTCCTCACCGTGGTCATCCAAATCGACGAGCTGTTCGCGCACCTCTTGTTCTGGACCGTGGTGGTGACGGCGCTCGACGTGCTCGACGTGCCGTCGTACCGCGTGATGGGGGTGGCCGGCGTCGTGTACGCGGGGGCGTCCATCGCCTGGGTGCTGCTGCTGGGGCGCGCGGCCATCGTGGACACGCTGCTCGTCATGCTGGCGACGTACGCTTTCGTGGTCATCGCGCTGTGCGCGGTATGGTTCGTGCCGAACCGGAAGGGCTCCTCCGACGAGGACGCGGCTCCGCTTGCGCAGACCGTGTCCGACACGTGCTTCGAGCTGGCGGGGCGCTACGGGCTGTCCCCGCGCGAGACCGAGGTGTTCGTGCTCTTGGCCCAGGGTCGCACGCGGGCCTTCATCCAGGACGAGCTCGTGCTGTCGGGCAGCACCGTCAAGACCCACGTCTCCCACATCTACGCCAAGATGGGCGTGCACGACCGCCAGGAGATGATGGACCTCATCTGGAGCTGACACGGGGCGGTGCCGATGAGACGTTGCCCCCGTCCCTTTGTCTCATCGGGCGCGCCTCTCGCTCACGGCGTCACGTCGAAAACGTGCGCGGCCGGCACGGGAGACGCGGTGCCGTCCTCGTTGACGGCGCGGACGAGCGCCTTGTGGCGTCCCGGCGCGCGGGGCGCGAACTCGAAGCGCCACCAGACCCAGCGCTCGAACGTGGCGCCCTCGGTGGGGCAGACGCTCCAGGTTTCTCCCTCGTCGAAGGAGAGCTCCACGGCCGCGATGGCCTTGTCGAAGTCGCTCGCCCAGCCTTCGAGGATCAGCGGTTGGCCGACGCGCGCCGCGTACGGGGCCTTCACCGCCACGTTGGGCCTGTTCGTGAAATCGTGCCCGTCGTTCTCGAACGCGGGGATGGAGGGCGGTTCGTCCTCTTCGGTGAACCGTATGTCCACAATGTCGCGCACGAAGAGCTTGGCGGGCAGCCCCGGCACCCATAGCTGGTTGCGTGCGCGCATGACGTCGAAGACGTCCTCGCCGTTGACGCGAGACGCCACGACGGCGCCGCGGTCGATGAGCGGTTGGAGAGGCAGCGACGTGCGGTACCCGTCGGCGGCGGTGAACGTTACGGTGTTGCAGCGCATGGGTTCCTCCTCGAAAAGACGGCGGTTGCAAGACGCAGCCGAGCCCGACGGCGCGGTGCTCGGCTGCGTGCGTGGAAGCGCGAAGGCTACCGGGCTTGGGCCTTGTCGGCGATGGACGCCAGGGCTACGCCCTCCACCTCGGCGTTCGCGATCGCTCCGCCGCCGGGTACGTTGGAAGCGCACGAACACGCCATGTCGTAGGCTTCGGTGCCCTTTTCGTCGGCAAGCTCGGACAGCGTGGCGCTGTACGCCTGGTCGACGTCGCCTCCCACGCTGATGGGCTCATCGTCGCGCGGCTCGCCGTATTCCGGCATGCTCGTGCACAGCACGGCGGCTGCCTTCGAGAACACGTTCGAGATGTCGGCGGTGCTGGAAAGCACCGCTTGATCGAAGGTGAAGGCTCCTTGGACGTTCGACTCCCGCACGATGCCGCCGGGCGCGGTGGCATCGGAGGGCTGCACGTCCCCGGCCAAGGGGGCCTGCACGGTGCCGTCCGCCAGCGCCGGTGCGTATCCGGCAGCCGCCGACGTGGTCAGCGCCACGGCGCCCGCGATGGCCGTCAGGGTTTTCGCGTTCATTCGGGTCATGATGGCTCTCCTCGCTATTGGATGTGGAACACGGTGTTGACGTCTTGCGGGATCACGCGGCCGGTTTCGGTGACGATGCGCATGCGCAGATCGTAGCTGCCGGGCTCGAGGCCGTCGATGCGGTAGGTCCAATAGATCCAGCGGTCGATCATGGAGGAGGAGGTGTCGCACGTCTGCCAGGTCTTGCCCTGATCGAGCGAGAAGGAAACCTCGGTGACCTGCTCGTTGAAACCGTCGGCATAGCCCTCGAACGTGACCGACGACGTGCCGGTGAAGATCTGGCCGTCCTGGACGTTGAGGAACGCGCCCACCGGCTTGTTGAAGTACGTGTCGTCCTCGCCGGGCAAAAGCGTGCCGGGCACGTCGTTCTTCCATTTCTTCACCTCGGCGCCGTCGACGAACTCGAGGCTGGTGATGTAGCGGCGGCTCGAGGAGGCACCGGTGCCCTCGGTGAACATCGTGCAGGGGTAGCCCAGCTCGCTCGGCAGGTTCTCGCCGTTCATCTTGAAGGCGAGGATGGCCTTCTTCTCGATGAGCCAATCCACCTTGAACGTGGATTTGCCCTCTTCGCACACGAGCGTCACCGCGTCGGCCTCGACCCCGGCCATCTCGACGATGTCCTCGAACGGGATGCCGGTGATCTCGGCGTTCGCGATGAACGCGTCGCCCACGCCGTTGGCCGAGCAGTTCATCTTCATGATGCGCGTCTCCAGCTGGTCTTGCGGGATGTCGACGAGCTTGAGGTCGAGCGGCTTCTCGACCTGGCCGCTCACGGCCACGACGCGCTCCTGGAGCACCGAGTCGTCGCTGCTCGAGTGCAGCGCGATGCCGTTCGGGTCGGTTGAGGCGGAAAGCTGGTAGAACGCCAGGTCGTTGTCCGTGAGCACGTTCTGGTCGAACGAGAACGCGCCGTTCACGTCGGCCACGGCGGTGAAGCCCTGCATCTGGTCGTACTTGACCTCGTCCCACAGGGGCATGTCGCCGGAGACGGGATCGATGTAGTGGCACGACAGGCAGTTGCCGTTCTTGTCGGTGAAGTTGTCGCTGTTGAGATGGGAGTTGTGGATGACGTTGCCCATCTCCAAGCCGGAGCGCCCGAACAGCGGCTTCTGCTGGCCGTCGTGGCAGGCGATGCACGTGGTCACGTTGATGGGGTCGTCGCCGTAGCTGTTCAGCCCGTTGTGCGAGATGGGGCACCATTCGATCGCGTTCTCAAGCGAGTGGCACGACGTGCAGCCGCGCTCCTCGGCCTTGATGATGCCCATGTTGTAGCCGCGCGCGTCGTTGGGCACGGGCTGCACCTGCGTGCCGTCCTCGAGCGTGGTGACCGTCGCCTTGTACAGCTCCTTGGAGTCCTCGTCTCGTTTCGTGCGGTTTGCCACGTAGTCCTCGAGCTTCGAAGGATCGTCGAACGTGTCGCGCCCGGCCTGCAGGTCGTACGATTTCGTGACGCCCGCTTCCGCAGCTTGGTCGGCCGCTGCGGGCTCGGGTGCCGCCTGAGGCTGGCAGGCGCACAGGCCCAGCGCGGATGCGGCCGCAACGCAGCAGGCGAGCGTGATGGCGAGCTTGCACGGCGACCCTCCTCGCGCTGCTTCCCGTCGCTTATCGACTGTCATAGTTCCCCTTTCTCTCGTCCTTGAGGTCGATCCGGACGGTGCACGCCGGATGATCGTTCGATCCTACGCCGCCCGCCTGCGCCCCGCCATCACCCGTACGTCCGATTTTCCGACGCTCATCCAACGGGCTCGGCATCGGCCAGTTTGGGTGATGTTTTGGCCGATGCCAATCGTTTGACCTGCGAATATGAGGAAGGTTGAGGCATGGCCGATGCGTCGCGGAGCGCGATGTGCCATAATGTCAACGGCGAAAGGGGAACGCTCGATGACCATCCGGGGTTTGCATGTCCATATGTCCGCAGCGCTCGCAGCCGTCGGTTTCGGCCTGACGCTGGCGTGGTGCATGCTCACAAGCCACACGCTCGGGTTCACCTCCTCGACGGAGGGCATCGGCGCGCTCGTCAACCCCCGCATGTTCTACCTGCTGGGCATCCTGCTGCTCGCACTCGCGTTCATCGCCTTCCCGCGCGCGCTCAAGCGAGCCGACAACGCGTTGCGCTACGTGCTGCCGCTGCTGTCGGCGTTCGGCACGGCATGCTTCGGGCTCGCGTACCATCAGGCGTTCTTCGCCCCTGCGGCGCTGGCCGTGGGCGGCCTGTTCGTGGTGGGCATCGGCTTCTTCTGGTTCCTGGCGCGCTACATCCTGCTACTCGCGCGCACGCAGGGCTTCGTCTGCGTGGTGTGGTCCATCGCGGCCGGCATCATCATCAAGCTGCCCATCGTCCCTGCGTTCAGCCTGCTCATCAGCCCCGAGTGGCAAGTGCTCGTGGCCATCACGCTCCCGGTCGTCTCGGCGCTCGTGTTCGAGGCGGCCTGCGCGATGGCTCGCAGGGAGGCCCGGCTCGACGGCGGCGCGGCGGAGGGGGAGGCGCCGTCGGGGCGCACGGTGTACGGAATACCGGCGAAGCCGCGCACGGCGGCGCCCGCGTCCAAGGCGTTCAAGCGCAACCTGTACATCCTCCTGGCGGTGTCGGCCATCCTGCTCGCCGTCATCCGCTCGGTCACCTACCTGGGGCTGTGGGGGGACGCGGCCAACGGGGGCGTGTCCCCCACGTGGTTCGCGGGCTTCGTCGCCTCGGCGCTCGTCATCGTGGCGTTCGCCTACGGAACGCTCATCAAGTTGGCCGACTTCACGCTGACCATGCGCTTCCAGCCGGCGATGCTGCTCATCTTGGCCGGCCTGTTCGTGGTCGCGTTGCAGGCCAGTCCTGACAGCGAAACGCTCCCGTTCCTCACCGACGTCATCCAGGTTGACGAGCTGTGCGCTCACCTGCTGTTCTGGACGGTCATCGTCACGGCGCTCGATGCGCTCGACATGCCGTCGTACCGCGTTATCGGCATTTCCGAGGCGGTGTTCGCCGGCGCCTCCATCGCGTGGCTGCTCCTGCTCAGCTCGTCGGAGATCATCAGCAACATTTACGTGCTGCTGGCCACCTACGTCATCGTGATCGGGGCGATGTACGCCACGTGGCTGGGCGGCAAGCGCCGCCCGGACGAGCGGGAGGCGCCCCTTGCCGCCGAGGCCGTCGCCGTGAAGGCCGAAGCGGAAGCTGCGGCGCCGCAGCCGCATGCGCCCTCGTCGGCGCTCGCGGCCGAACCCGCACCAGCGAGCGCGCTCGAGCCTGCATTCCGGCCCGAGGCGGCGCAGCCGTTGGCCGACACCGTGTCCGACACGTGCCTCGAGCTGGCGGGGCGCTACGGGCTGTCCCCGCGCGAGACCGAGGTGTTCGTGCTCTTGGCCCAGGGCCGCACGCGGGCCTTCATCCAGGACGAGCTCGTGCTGTCGGGCAGCACCGTCAAGACCCACGTCTCCCACATCTACGCCAAGATGGGCGTGCACGACCGCCAGGAGATGATGGACCTCATCTGGAGCTGACGCGCGGGGGAGAGGCTCGTGGTATGATACCTACCCAGTTTGTTCCCGGACGCGAAAGGCCTTTCACATGCACGTAGACATCTACACCGACGGTGCGGCGCGGGGAAACCCGGGGCCGGGGGGCTACGGCACGGTGCTGCGCTTCACCGATTCGAAGGGCGTCGTCCACGAGAAGGAGCTGTCGCAGGGCTACGAGCGCACTACGAACAACCGCATGGAGCTCATGGCCGTGGTGGCGGGCCTCGAAGTGCTCAAGCGCCCGTGCTCCATCACGCTGTACTCCGACTCCCAGTACGTGGTGAACGCGTTCAACCAGCACTGGGTGGACGGTTGGCTCAAGCGCGGCTGGAAGAACGCGCAGAAGCAGCCCGTGAAGAACGACGATCTGTGGAAGCGCCTGCTCGCGGCAAAGAAGCCCCACGACGTGGAGTTCGTGTGGGTGAAGGGGCACGCGGGGCATCCCGAGAACGAGCGGTGCGACGAGCTTGCCACGACCGCGGCCGACGGGACGGGGCGCATTCGCGACGAGGGGTTCAACGGTTAGTTGAGGGTTGCGATCGCACTCGCACGGCCCCTGGGGTTCGTATGATGTTCCTGTTTGATTTCCAACCTGTTTCGTAGGCGAACCGCACGATCTGGTACACTGGTTCGCAGTGTATACAAGCATCTAAGCGCAGGTGGAGGTTCCCACATGCAACAGCAAGCAACGTGCGCCCGCAAGGGCGTGTTCGCGGGAGTGGTGGCTGCGGCTCTTGCAGCGACCCTCATGATTCCCTCGTTGGCGTACGCCGATCCGTCGGCAAGCGAGAAGCAGGCCGAAGCCCAGGCCGCGCTCGCATCGCTCAACAGCATGCAGAGCACGCTCGACCAGGCCGCCGTCGTCTACGACGAGGCGTTGGCCGCACAGCGGGAGGCCGAAGCCAAGCGCGACGAGGCGCAGGCCCGCATCGACGAGGCCAACGGCCAGATCGCCGATCTGCAGGAGCGCTTGGGCTCTCGCGCGCGCAGCATGTACCGCACGGGCGGCAGCTCGTTCCTCGATTTGCTGTTGGGCGCCACCACGTTCCAGGAGTTCTCGACGGGTTGGGACATGCTCAACACCCTGAACGAGAACGACGCCGACCTCGTGCAGCAGACGAAGGACCTGCGTGCCGAGGTGCAGGAGCAGGAAGCCACCTACGCCGAGCAGCAGCGCGTCGCCACCGAGAAGGCCGATGAGGCCCTGCGTTCCAAGGAAGAGGCGGCCTCTACGATGTCCGCCATGCAGGCCACCTACGACGGGTTGAGCGCCGAGGCCGCCGAACTGCTCGAGCAGGAACGCGCCGCCCAGACCGCCGCCGAGGAAGCCCAGGCGCAGGCTGTGGTAGACGAAGCCGTGAAGCAGGCGCAGCAGTCTCAGCAGGGCAACACGGGCGGCGGCAATGAAGGCGGCGGCAATGCGCCTTCCCCCTCGCCTGCACCCAGCCCTTCGCCTGCCCCTGACTACAACGAGCCCATCGCGAGCTCCGTCGTCGGACGTGCGTACAGCCAGATCGGCAAGGCGTACGGCTACGACGATCCCAGCTACGGTGCCGGTCCTACCTCGTACGACTGCTCCGGCTTCGTCTCGTTTTGCCTGAGCGGCAGCTACTCGCGCATGGGCAGTACGCTCACGTTCTTGAGCTGGCCGCGCGTGCAAGGCGAACCCCAGCCGGGCGACGTTGCGGTGAACGCCGAGCACTGCGGTATCTACGTCGGCGGCGGCCAGATGATCCACGCGGCCACGTACGGCGTCGGTGTCGTGCAGGGCCCGGTGCAGAGCGGGATGGTGTTCGTCCGCCCGTAGCGCGAACTTCATAGCGATATCGGAGAGGCGGCCCATGGGCCGCCTCTCTTCATGGATGAGATTGAACGACGCAATGCGCCGACCTCGACGCCCACGCGGTCGCAGCTTCGCCTCCGGTCCGCTTCCGCCCGTCGTGCATCCTGGAAGGGGCGGGATGGCAGGTTTTCATCGAATTCGGAGCTTTGGGCTCCGTCCCAAAGCTCGGCTGCGCGCTCCTTCCCGGAAAAAGACCAGGTGGCGGGAAGACCCATCTCACCGACGGGTTCGCAGACCCCGCCCTTGGCGCACCGAACCTCCGAATTCGGTGAAAACCTGCCATTCTCGGAGGCGTCCGCTGCACGGAGGGGCGCACGCGATGGATCCTGCTGGGAGCATGCGTTGCGGAGAGGAGATCGAGCGACGGGAAGCTCGCCGCGCCGCTGGAACGCGCTTACCGAACGCTGCTCTTGATGAGCGAGCGCAGCTCGTCGATGCCGGTGCCCTTCTCCGATGAGCACACGACGAGCGGCACGTCGGCCCCTAGCTTCAGCTGCTTCTTCAGGGCGGCCTTCTGCTTCATCTGCTGCTGCCGGCTGAGCTTGTCGGCTTTCGTCAGCACCACGGCGAACGGCAGCTCGGCTTCCTGCAAAAAGCCGATCATGTTCACGTCGAGGTCGGACGCCTCATGGCGGATGTCTACGAGCGACACCACGAGCGCAAGGTCGCGATCTTGGTTGAAGTAGCCCTCGATCAGCTCCGACCAGCGGCTCTTGTCCGACTTCGACACCTTCGCGTAGCCGTAGCCCGGCAGGTCGACGAAGCGCACGCCGTCGCACGAGAAGAAGTTGATGGTGGCCGTCTTGCCCGGCGTCTGCGACACCTTCGCCAGCCCTTTGCGGTTGAACAGCTTGTTCAGCAGCGACGATTTGCCCACGTTCGAGCGCCCTGCAAACGCGATCTCGGGCATGGTCGAAGGCGTGAGCTGCGACGATACGCCGAACGATCGCTCGAATGTCACGTTGTTGATGTTCATGGGCCGCTCCTTGCCGCTCTTGCATTCACGATGCCCCTCATGGTACCCGAACCCCGTCGGCGATGCGGGCCAGACCTGGCAACCCCCTCGCATTCCCCATGGGGCGCTCGCTCAGCACCTGAACGCTTCCTCGAAGGCGGGGCCGATGGATGCGAAGTCGGGCAGCGCGGGTTCGTCCGAGAACAGGTCGAGCAGCAGATCCCGCTGGGCGTGCGCGAGGTCGAGGTCGTCGAACCAGGGAAGCTCGGCGCGCCGTCCGCGACGGCGCGCCACGGCAGGGTTCGCGTACAACAGGAACAGCAACACGTCGGCGAGGCCTGCACGGTCGGAGGCGTTCGCCGTAGGGTCCGGCGCGCCTCGCTCGAAGAAATCGGCCAGCCCGAAATCGACGAGCGACACGGCGCCCTCGTCGTCGATCAGCAGGTTCGCCGGCCGCACGTCGCCGTGCGTCACGCCGCAG encodes:
- a CDS encoding coiled-coil domain-containing protein, with protein sequence MQQQATCARKGVFAGVVAAALAATLMIPSLAYADPSASEKQAEAQAALASLNSMQSTLDQAAVVYDEALAAQREAEAKRDEAQARIDEANGQIADLQERLGSRARSMYRTGGSSFLDLLLGATTFQEFSTGWDMLNTLNENDADLVQQTKDLRAEVQEQEATYAEQQRVATEKADEALRSKEEAASTMSAMQATYDGLSAEAAELLEQERAAQTAAEEAQAQAVVDEAVKQAQQSQQGNTGGGNEGGGNAPSPSPAPSPSPAPDYNEPIASSVVGRAYSQIGKAYGYDDPSYGAGPTSYDCSGFVSFCLSGSYSRMGSTLTFLSWPRVQGEPQPGDVAVNAEHCGIYVGGGQMIHAATYGVGVVQGPVQSGMVFVRP
- a CDS encoding helix-turn-helix transcriptional regulator, whose product is MGNRGLQINPVGVLASCGLGLNLVWCTLMGHTLGFMSSTAGMDVWVNPRLFFLAGILVCTVAFTAAPRALKRADGMLRFVLPLLSAFGTACFGMSFHQTIFDPGALAVGGLFVAGVGYFWLAARYILLLARTQGYVCAVGSIAGGLIVKLPILLVLGAFASPAVQVIVAIVMPVATALLFETACALARDRAVRAADGAEAAVAAEGVRLRTVFGVPAVPRTREHTSAAERRTMLVLLAIAAVVLAVIRSVSYLGMWGDTNASISTALPWLTALVVPAACVVVFAYAALARLADAALPIRFQPALLLILVGLFVVAIQANPTGASLGFLTVVIQIDELFAHLLFWTVVVTALDVLDVPSYRVMGVAGVVYAGASIAWVLLLGRAAIVDTLLVMLATYAFVVIALCAVWFVPNRKGSSDEDAAPLAQTVSDTCFELAGRYGLSPRETEVFVLLAQGRTRAFIQDELVLSGSTVKTHVSHIYAKMGVHDRQEMMDLIWS
- a CDS encoding molybdopterin-dependent oxidoreductase codes for the protein MTVDKRREAARGGSPCKLAITLACCVAAASALGLCACQPQAAPEPAAADQAAEAGVTKSYDLQAGRDTFDDPSKLEDYVANRTKRDEDSKELYKATVTTLEDGTQVQPVPNDARGYNMGIIKAEERGCTSCHSLENAIEWCPISHNGLNSYGDDPINVTTCIACHDGQQKPLFGRSGLEMGNVIHNSHLNSDNFTDKNGNCLSCHYIDPVSGDMPLWDEVKYDQMQGFTAVADVNGAFSFDQNVLTDNDLAFYQLSASTDPNGIALHSSSDDSVLQERVVAVSGQVEKPLDLKLVDIPQDQLETRIMKMNCSANGVGDAFIANAEITGIPFEDIVEMAGVEADAVTLVCEEGKSTFKVDWLIEKKAILAFKMNGENLPSELGYPCTMFTEGTGASSSRRYITSLEFVDGAEVKKWKNDVPGTLLPGEDDTYFNKPVGAFLNVQDGQIFTGTSSVTFEGYADGFNEQVTEVSFSLDQGKTWQTCDTSSSMIDRWIYWTYRIDGLEPGSYDLRMRIVTETGRVIPQDVNTVFHIQ
- the yihA gene encoding ribosome biogenesis GTP-binding protein YihA/YsxC; this encodes MNINNVTFERSFGVSSQLTPSTMPEIAFAGRSNVGKSSLLNKLFNRKGLAKVSQTPGKTATINFFSCDGVRFVDLPGYGYAKVSKSDKSRWSELIEGYFNQDRDLALVVSLVDIRHEASDLDVNMIGFLQEAELPFAVVLTKADKLSRQQQMKQKAALKKQLKLGADVPLVVCSSEKGTGIDELRSLIKSSVR
- a CDS encoding helix-turn-helix transcriptional regulator, producing MTIRGLHVHMSAALAAVGFGLTLAWCMLTSHTLGFTSSTEGIGALVNPRMFYLLGILLLALAFIAFPRALKRADNALRYVLPLLSAFGTACFGLAYHQAFFAPAALAVGGLFVVGIGFFWFLARYILLLARTQGFVCVVWSIAAGIIIKLPIVPAFSLLISPEWQVLVAITLPVVSALVFEAACAMARREARLDGGAAEGEAPSGRTVYGIPAKPRTAAPASKAFKRNLYILLAVSAILLAVIRSVTYLGLWGDAANGGVSPTWFAGFVASALVIVAFAYGTLIKLADFTLTMRFQPAMLLILAGLFVVALQASPDSETLPFLTDVIQVDELCAHLLFWTVIVTALDALDMPSYRVIGISEAVFAGASIAWLLLLSSSEIISNIYVLLATYVIVIGAMYATWLGGKRRPDEREAPLAAEAVAVKAEAEAAAPQPHAPSSALAAEPAPASALEPAFRPEAAQPLADTVSDTCLELAGRYGLSPRETEVFVLLAQGRTRAFIQDELVLSGSTVKTHVSHIYAKMGVHDRQEMMDLIWS
- the rnhA gene encoding ribonuclease HI, with the protein product MHVDIYTDGAARGNPGPGGYGTVLRFTDSKGVVHEKELSQGYERTTNNRMELMAVVAGLEVLKRPCSITLYSDSQYVVNAFNQHWVDGWLKRGWKNAQKQPVKNDDLWKRLLAAKKPHDVEFVWVKGHAGHPENERCDELATTAADGTGRIRDEGFNG